Proteins encoded by one window of Nasonia vitripennis strain AsymCx chromosome 5, Nvit_psr_1.1, whole genome shotgun sequence:
- the LOC100120239 gene encoding uncharacterized protein LOC100120239 isoform X2, translating to MGKPVVSGATSWQFTTGGNSNSEEPRRSQRNKDLEEIRRNALAAKRKLRGRPIKQRNRSKLEKTLGQFASKRRDIEEAVQFPNPILLSSSRNEEDQSQGNDSHLFSFKKNPQNQDSTTENTKIIGDKILQKPLNLKGFFRAGIKGKQLTRPLTSTERFKQAVLNNDALQIFQSGNFLRPKPSTPVEDLDPAIKMEISKVLKEFTDSSDTDDPVSVENLEPSPVFKRLRKKTTAVKSDSNEVLKNITSPNNEFVFTNKHITKEDKCKRRLFEEENSVVNNGNPKYNNNSQYEDNDAISEYVPAKNVDNTIKKNNHNISPTDPKLIKFYIQTCKMIAKNEFKDVFGNILEEPFKNAKAVLKATYASTLKNHFNQQKNVKDKERSESVDRLTESSTSEIMVEPDSAVFRTLKKNKNLQIHSTQSLKCELDNNSNASFNNNDAEKDILDVGTVPNHHLLKRKYAASSKSGHSDIEVPSSVKVNVDLDSERMTNKMDLVHPDRQELTARYLNDVDLNSQQEIKLCSSDNQRDFDRGFRLHYEKEKLHIGDNNVKKTYFVSKSTKHIPSILRKSRPTVDCVSDEKVLLSIEKGPEHKEISKKALMRDNSGHNVISERTPNCSNLTSNQALEAPKCKYVYMNAKYNQPPRISAPMQVRRLQRNPSSQKMHLFPAPHEARRSFTLSQSFELSPIKKQVSFSDDLNDFQIFQLSQGSSSEIQERTNRLTLHSSQNCSQDSVDQMFTAPDIHCSSRKDLCYSNCVPCNPQNAVHNRGPTLQACDAPFNSNGNCHSQSVIACKDYQLQSVENRAIQGADVHNCCAMNECQMYKSHGPQRSQQHQESLMACMQKQSSRQPVKFIAIEGNRMPQRRPIYGVEDTNICSHTHKPSASSQQYSQVINPGYERAAPEYARYAVSSIPCHSREAVKYDNVQREPSFTGNEFSGPGRNIVNFIPNSMSDQNFVSQQNIPIHRDVHNQRYVAPVQVQIPSPVYTHQVAYQQHNHRSNNEVYKVNDIYLQQVNHNAHQKRP from the exons ATGGGTAAGCCGGTGGTGTCCGGCGCTACTTCCTGGCAGTTCACCACCGGCGGGAACAGCAACTCCGAGGAGCCCAGACGATCTCAGCGCAACAAGGACCTCGAGGAAATCAGGCGCAATGCTCTCGCTGCCAAGCGTAAATTG CGAGGCAGGCCCATCAAACAGAGGAACAGATCCAAGTTGGAGAAGACTCTTGGACAGTTTGCTTCGAAGAGGAGAGATATT GAAGAAGCAGTGCAGTTCCCAAATCCTATACTGCTAAGCAGCTCCAGGAACGAGGAAGACCAGAGCCAGGGGAATGATTCTCATCTTTTCAGTTTT aaaaagaatCCTCAAAATCAAGATTCTACTactgaaaatacaaaaatcatcGGTGATAAAATACTACAGAAACCT ttgaATTTAAAAGGGTTCTTTAGAGCTGGAATAAAGGGAAAGCAGCTGACAAGAC CCCTTACATCTACTGAAAGATTTAAACAAGCAGTATTGAACAATGATGCATTGCAAATTTTCCAAAGTGGTAACTTTCTTAG ACCAAAACCAAGTACACCTGTAGAAGATTTAGATCCAGCGATAAAAATGGAAATTTCAAAGGTTTTAAAGGAGTTTACTGATAGTTCTGACACTGATGACCCTGTATCGGTTGAAAATTTGGAACCTAGTCCTGTATTTAAAAG GCTCAGAAAAAAAACTACTGCAGTGAAATCAGATAGCAAtgaagtattaaaaaatataacttcTCCAAACAATGAGTTTGTATTCACGAATAAGCACATTACAAAAGAGGATAAATGCAAAAGGCGTTTATTTGAGGAGGAGAATTCTGTTGTAAATAATGGGAAtcccaaatataataataatagtcaATACGAGGATAATGATGCAATAAG TGAATATGTACCTGCAAAAAATGTAGataatacaattaaaaaaaataatcataatataaGTCCTACAGACCCAAAATTAATCAAGTTTTACATTCAAACTTGTAAAATGATAGCAAAGAATGAGTTCAAAGATGTTTTTGGAAATATTCTTGAAG AACCATTCAAGAATGCAAAAGCAGTTTTAAAAGCTACATATGCAAGtacattaaaaaatcattttaatcaacaaaaaaatgttaaagaCAAAGAGAGATCTGAGTCAGTTGATCGACTCACTGAATCAAGTACCTCTGAAATCATGGTAGAACCTGATTCAGCTGTATTCAGGAcactaaagaaaaataaaaatctacaGATTCATAGTACGCAAAGCTTAAAATGCGAATTagataataattcaaatgcttcatttaacaataatgatGCAGAAAAAGATATACTGGATGTAGGAACTGTTCCAAATCATCACttattaaaaagaaagtaTGCAGCTTCGTCTAAGAGTGGACACAGCGACATAGAAGTCCCTTCATCAGTCAAAGTGAACGTTGATCTCGATAGCGAAAGGATGACTAACAAAATGGATTTAGTACATCCTGATCGTCAAGAGCTTACCGCCCGTTACTTGAATGATGTTGATCTTAACAGTCAACAAGAGATTAAACTATGTAGCTCGGATAATCAAAGAGATTTCGACAGAGGATTCCGTCTTCATTACGAGAAGGAGAAGCTTCATATAGGTGACAATAATGTTAAGAAAACCTATTTTGTATCCAAAAGTACAAAGCATATCCCAagtattttgagaaaaagtcGGCCTACTGTCGACTGCGTGTCTGATGAAAAGGTTTTATTGAGTATAGAAAAAGGCCCAGAGCATAAAGAAATAAGTAAGAAAGCGCTAATGCGTGATAACAGTGGCCATAATGTGATAAGTGAGCGTACTCCAAACTGTAGTAATCTGACATCCAATCAAGCATTAGAAGCTCCAAAATGTAAATACGTATACATGAACGCGAAATACAATCAACCTCCGAGAATCAGTGCTCCTATGCAGGTCAGAAGATTGCAGAGAAATCCTTCTTCGCAGAAGATGCACTTATTTCCAGCACCTCATGAGGCCAGAAGAAGCTTCACTTTATCTCAAAGTTTTGAGTTGTCGCCAATTAAAAAGCAAGTGAGTTTTTCAGACGACTTGAATGATTTCCAAATATTCCAGTTGTCACAAGGTAGCTCTAGTGAGATACAAGAAAGAACGAACCGCTTGACTCTCCATTCAAGTCAAAACTGCTCGCAAGATAGTGTGGATCAAATGTTCACTGCGCCGGATATTCACTGTAGCTCACGTAAAGATTTATGCTACAGCAATTGCGTACCTTGCAACCCTCAAAATGCAGTGCATAACAGAGGGCCCACGTTGCAGGCATGCGATGCACCGTTTAATTCCAACGGCAACTGCCACTCACAAAGCGTGATAGCGTGTAAGGACTACCAATTGCAGTCTGTGGAAAATCGCGCCATTCAAGGCGCCGATGTCCATAACTGTTGCGCGATGAACGAATGCCAGATGTACAAAAGTCATGGGCCTCAGCGTTCACAGCAGCATCAGGAGTCTCTGATGGCTTGTATGCAGAAGCAAAGTTCGCGTCAGCCGGTGAAGTTCATCGCCATCGAGGGCAACAGGATGCCACAGAGACGACCAATCTACGGTGTTGAGGATACCAATATCTGCTCGCACACGCACAAGCCATCGGCTTCTAGTCAGCAGTACAGCCAGGTGATAAATCCTGGCTACGAGAGAGCTGCGCCGGAGTATGCGCGTTACGCTGTGTCTTCGATTCCGTGTCATTCGCGAGAGGCCGTAAAATACGACAACGTACAGAGGGAGCCGAGTTTCACTGGCAACGAATTTTCGGGCCCTGGTAGGAACATCGTGAATTTCATACCAAACAGCATGTCGGATCAGAATTTTGTTTCTCAACAGAATATACCGATACACAGAGATGTTCACAATCAGAGATACGTTGCGCCGGTACAGGTGCAAATCCCGTCGCCAGTGTATACACACCAGGTTGCGTATCAACAACACAATCATCGTAGTAATAATGAG GTTTACAAAGTAAACGATATTTATTTGCAACAGGTGAATCATAATGCTCATCAGAAGAGGCCGTAA
- the LOC100120239 gene encoding uncharacterized protein LOC100120239 isoform X1 has product MGKPVVSGATSWQFTTGGNSNSEEPRRSQRNKDLEEIRRNALAAKRKLRGRPIKQRNRSKLEKTLGQFASKRRDIEEAVQFPNPILLSSSRNEEDQSQGNDSHLFSFKKNPQNQDSTTENTKIIGDKILQKPLNLKGFFRAGIKGKQLTRPLTSTERFKQAVLNNDALQIFQSGNFLRPKPSTPVEDLDPAIKMEISKVLKEFTDSSDTDDPVSVENLEPSPVFKRLRKKTTAVKSDSNEVLKNITSPNNEFVFTNKHITKEDKCKRRLFEEENSVVNNGNPKYNNNSQYEDNDAIRFSQRKSTPENVIFFSEYVPAKNVDNTIKKNNHNISPTDPKLIKFYIQTCKMIAKNEFKDVFGNILEEPFKNAKAVLKATYASTLKNHFNQQKNVKDKERSESVDRLTESSTSEIMVEPDSAVFRTLKKNKNLQIHSTQSLKCELDNNSNASFNNNDAEKDILDVGTVPNHHLLKRKYAASSKSGHSDIEVPSSVKVNVDLDSERMTNKMDLVHPDRQELTARYLNDVDLNSQQEIKLCSSDNQRDFDRGFRLHYEKEKLHIGDNNVKKTYFVSKSTKHIPSILRKSRPTVDCVSDEKVLLSIEKGPEHKEISKKALMRDNSGHNVISERTPNCSNLTSNQALEAPKCKYVYMNAKYNQPPRISAPMQVRRLQRNPSSQKMHLFPAPHEARRSFTLSQSFELSPIKKQVSFSDDLNDFQIFQLSQGSSSEIQERTNRLTLHSSQNCSQDSVDQMFTAPDIHCSSRKDLCYSNCVPCNPQNAVHNRGPTLQACDAPFNSNGNCHSQSVIACKDYQLQSVENRAIQGADVHNCCAMNECQMYKSHGPQRSQQHQESLMACMQKQSSRQPVKFIAIEGNRMPQRRPIYGVEDTNICSHTHKPSASSQQYSQVINPGYERAAPEYARYAVSSIPCHSREAVKYDNVQREPSFTGNEFSGPGRNIVNFIPNSMSDQNFVSQQNIPIHRDVHNQRYVAPVQVQIPSPVYTHQVAYQQHNHRSNNEVYKVNDIYLQQVNHNAHQKRP; this is encoded by the exons ATGGGTAAGCCGGTGGTGTCCGGCGCTACTTCCTGGCAGTTCACCACCGGCGGGAACAGCAACTCCGAGGAGCCCAGACGATCTCAGCGCAACAAGGACCTCGAGGAAATCAGGCGCAATGCTCTCGCTGCCAAGCGTAAATTG CGAGGCAGGCCCATCAAACAGAGGAACAGATCCAAGTTGGAGAAGACTCTTGGACAGTTTGCTTCGAAGAGGAGAGATATT GAAGAAGCAGTGCAGTTCCCAAATCCTATACTGCTAAGCAGCTCCAGGAACGAGGAAGACCAGAGCCAGGGGAATGATTCTCATCTTTTCAGTTTT aaaaagaatCCTCAAAATCAAGATTCTACTactgaaaatacaaaaatcatcGGTGATAAAATACTACAGAAACCT ttgaATTTAAAAGGGTTCTTTAGAGCTGGAATAAAGGGAAAGCAGCTGACAAGAC CCCTTACATCTACTGAAAGATTTAAACAAGCAGTATTGAACAATGATGCATTGCAAATTTTCCAAAGTGGTAACTTTCTTAG ACCAAAACCAAGTACACCTGTAGAAGATTTAGATCCAGCGATAAAAATGGAAATTTCAAAGGTTTTAAAGGAGTTTACTGATAGTTCTGACACTGATGACCCTGTATCGGTTGAAAATTTGGAACCTAGTCCTGTATTTAAAAG GCTCAGAAAAAAAACTACTGCAGTGAAATCAGATAGCAAtgaagtattaaaaaatataacttcTCCAAACAATGAGTTTGTATTCACGAATAAGCACATTACAAAAGAGGATAAATGCAAAAGGCGTTTATTTGAGGAGGAGAATTCTGTTGTAAATAATGGGAAtcccaaatataataataatagtcaATACGAGGATAATGATGCAATAAG ATTTTCTCAGAGAAAATCGACACCTGAGAATGTTATATTTTTCAGTGAATATGTACCTGCAAAAAATGTAGataatacaattaaaaaaaataatcataatataaGTCCTACAGACCCAAAATTAATCAAGTTTTACATTCAAACTTGTAAAATGATAGCAAAGAATGAGTTCAAAGATGTTTTTGGAAATATTCTTGAAG AACCATTCAAGAATGCAAAAGCAGTTTTAAAAGCTACATATGCAAGtacattaaaaaatcattttaatcaacaaaaaaatgttaaagaCAAAGAGAGATCTGAGTCAGTTGATCGACTCACTGAATCAAGTACCTCTGAAATCATGGTAGAACCTGATTCAGCTGTATTCAGGAcactaaagaaaaataaaaatctacaGATTCATAGTACGCAAAGCTTAAAATGCGAATTagataataattcaaatgcttcatttaacaataatgatGCAGAAAAAGATATACTGGATGTAGGAACTGTTCCAAATCATCACttattaaaaagaaagtaTGCAGCTTCGTCTAAGAGTGGACACAGCGACATAGAAGTCCCTTCATCAGTCAAAGTGAACGTTGATCTCGATAGCGAAAGGATGACTAACAAAATGGATTTAGTACATCCTGATCGTCAAGAGCTTACCGCCCGTTACTTGAATGATGTTGATCTTAACAGTCAACAAGAGATTAAACTATGTAGCTCGGATAATCAAAGAGATTTCGACAGAGGATTCCGTCTTCATTACGAGAAGGAGAAGCTTCATATAGGTGACAATAATGTTAAGAAAACCTATTTTGTATCCAAAAGTACAAAGCATATCCCAagtattttgagaaaaagtcGGCCTACTGTCGACTGCGTGTCTGATGAAAAGGTTTTATTGAGTATAGAAAAAGGCCCAGAGCATAAAGAAATAAGTAAGAAAGCGCTAATGCGTGATAACAGTGGCCATAATGTGATAAGTGAGCGTACTCCAAACTGTAGTAATCTGACATCCAATCAAGCATTAGAAGCTCCAAAATGTAAATACGTATACATGAACGCGAAATACAATCAACCTCCGAGAATCAGTGCTCCTATGCAGGTCAGAAGATTGCAGAGAAATCCTTCTTCGCAGAAGATGCACTTATTTCCAGCACCTCATGAGGCCAGAAGAAGCTTCACTTTATCTCAAAGTTTTGAGTTGTCGCCAATTAAAAAGCAAGTGAGTTTTTCAGACGACTTGAATGATTTCCAAATATTCCAGTTGTCACAAGGTAGCTCTAGTGAGATACAAGAAAGAACGAACCGCTTGACTCTCCATTCAAGTCAAAACTGCTCGCAAGATAGTGTGGATCAAATGTTCACTGCGCCGGATATTCACTGTAGCTCACGTAAAGATTTATGCTACAGCAATTGCGTACCTTGCAACCCTCAAAATGCAGTGCATAACAGAGGGCCCACGTTGCAGGCATGCGATGCACCGTTTAATTCCAACGGCAACTGCCACTCACAAAGCGTGATAGCGTGTAAGGACTACCAATTGCAGTCTGTGGAAAATCGCGCCATTCAAGGCGCCGATGTCCATAACTGTTGCGCGATGAACGAATGCCAGATGTACAAAAGTCATGGGCCTCAGCGTTCACAGCAGCATCAGGAGTCTCTGATGGCTTGTATGCAGAAGCAAAGTTCGCGTCAGCCGGTGAAGTTCATCGCCATCGAGGGCAACAGGATGCCACAGAGACGACCAATCTACGGTGTTGAGGATACCAATATCTGCTCGCACACGCACAAGCCATCGGCTTCTAGTCAGCAGTACAGCCAGGTGATAAATCCTGGCTACGAGAGAGCTGCGCCGGAGTATGCGCGTTACGCTGTGTCTTCGATTCCGTGTCATTCGCGAGAGGCCGTAAAATACGACAACGTACAGAGGGAGCCGAGTTTCACTGGCAACGAATTTTCGGGCCCTGGTAGGAACATCGTGAATTTCATACCAAACAGCATGTCGGATCAGAATTTTGTTTCTCAACAGAATATACCGATACACAGAGATGTTCACAATCAGAGATACGTTGCGCCGGTACAGGTGCAAATCCCGTCGCCAGTGTATACACACCAGGTTGCGTATCAACAACACAATCATCGTAGTAATAATGAG GTTTACAAAGTAAACGATATTTATTTGCAACAGGTGAATCATAATGCTCATCAGAAGAGGCCGTAA
- the LOC100120239 gene encoding uncharacterized protein LOC100120239 isoform X3 → MEISKVLKEFTDSSDTDDPVSVENLEPSPVFKRLRKKTTAVKSDSNEVLKNITSPNNEFVFTNKHITKEDKCKRRLFEEENSVVNNGNPKYNNNSQYEDNDAIRFSQRKSTPENVIFFSEYVPAKNVDNTIKKNNHNISPTDPKLIKFYIQTCKMIAKNEFKDVFGNILEEPFKNAKAVLKATYASTLKNHFNQQKNVKDKERSESVDRLTESSTSEIMVEPDSAVFRTLKKNKNLQIHSTQSLKCELDNNSNASFNNNDAEKDILDVGTVPNHHLLKRKYAASSKSGHSDIEVPSSVKVNVDLDSERMTNKMDLVHPDRQELTARYLNDVDLNSQQEIKLCSSDNQRDFDRGFRLHYEKEKLHIGDNNVKKTYFVSKSTKHIPSILRKSRPTVDCVSDEKVLLSIEKGPEHKEISKKALMRDNSGHNVISERTPNCSNLTSNQALEAPKCKYVYMNAKYNQPPRISAPMQVRRLQRNPSSQKMHLFPAPHEARRSFTLSQSFELSPIKKQVSFSDDLNDFQIFQLSQGSSSEIQERTNRLTLHSSQNCSQDSVDQMFTAPDIHCSSRKDLCYSNCVPCNPQNAVHNRGPTLQACDAPFNSNGNCHSQSVIACKDYQLQSVENRAIQGADVHNCCAMNECQMYKSHGPQRSQQHQESLMACMQKQSSRQPVKFIAIEGNRMPQRRPIYGVEDTNICSHTHKPSASSQQYSQVINPGYERAAPEYARYAVSSIPCHSREAVKYDNVQREPSFTGNEFSGPGRNIVNFIPNSMSDQNFVSQQNIPIHRDVHNQRYVAPVQVQIPSPVYTHQVAYQQHNHRSNNEVYKVNDIYLQQVNHNAHQKRP, encoded by the exons ATGGAAATTTCAAAGGTTTTAAAGGAGTTTACTGATAGTTCTGACACTGATGACCCTGTATCGGTTGAAAATTTGGAACCTAGTCCTGTATTTAAAAG GCTCAGAAAAAAAACTACTGCAGTGAAATCAGATAGCAAtgaagtattaaaaaatataacttcTCCAAACAATGAGTTTGTATTCACGAATAAGCACATTACAAAAGAGGATAAATGCAAAAGGCGTTTATTTGAGGAGGAGAATTCTGTTGTAAATAATGGGAAtcccaaatataataataatagtcaATACGAGGATAATGATGCAATAAG ATTTTCTCAGAGAAAATCGACACCTGAGAATGTTATATTTTTCAGTGAATATGTACCTGCAAAAAATGTAGataatacaattaaaaaaaataatcataatataaGTCCTACAGACCCAAAATTAATCAAGTTTTACATTCAAACTTGTAAAATGATAGCAAAGAATGAGTTCAAAGATGTTTTTGGAAATATTCTTGAAG AACCATTCAAGAATGCAAAAGCAGTTTTAAAAGCTACATATGCAAGtacattaaaaaatcattttaatcaacaaaaaaatgttaaagaCAAAGAGAGATCTGAGTCAGTTGATCGACTCACTGAATCAAGTACCTCTGAAATCATGGTAGAACCTGATTCAGCTGTATTCAGGAcactaaagaaaaataaaaatctacaGATTCATAGTACGCAAAGCTTAAAATGCGAATTagataataattcaaatgcttcatttaacaataatgatGCAGAAAAAGATATACTGGATGTAGGAACTGTTCCAAATCATCACttattaaaaagaaagtaTGCAGCTTCGTCTAAGAGTGGACACAGCGACATAGAAGTCCCTTCATCAGTCAAAGTGAACGTTGATCTCGATAGCGAAAGGATGACTAACAAAATGGATTTAGTACATCCTGATCGTCAAGAGCTTACCGCCCGTTACTTGAATGATGTTGATCTTAACAGTCAACAAGAGATTAAACTATGTAGCTCGGATAATCAAAGAGATTTCGACAGAGGATTCCGTCTTCATTACGAGAAGGAGAAGCTTCATATAGGTGACAATAATGTTAAGAAAACCTATTTTGTATCCAAAAGTACAAAGCATATCCCAagtattttgagaaaaagtcGGCCTACTGTCGACTGCGTGTCTGATGAAAAGGTTTTATTGAGTATAGAAAAAGGCCCAGAGCATAAAGAAATAAGTAAGAAAGCGCTAATGCGTGATAACAGTGGCCATAATGTGATAAGTGAGCGTACTCCAAACTGTAGTAATCTGACATCCAATCAAGCATTAGAAGCTCCAAAATGTAAATACGTATACATGAACGCGAAATACAATCAACCTCCGAGAATCAGTGCTCCTATGCAGGTCAGAAGATTGCAGAGAAATCCTTCTTCGCAGAAGATGCACTTATTTCCAGCACCTCATGAGGCCAGAAGAAGCTTCACTTTATCTCAAAGTTTTGAGTTGTCGCCAATTAAAAAGCAAGTGAGTTTTTCAGACGACTTGAATGATTTCCAAATATTCCAGTTGTCACAAGGTAGCTCTAGTGAGATACAAGAAAGAACGAACCGCTTGACTCTCCATTCAAGTCAAAACTGCTCGCAAGATAGTGTGGATCAAATGTTCACTGCGCCGGATATTCACTGTAGCTCACGTAAAGATTTATGCTACAGCAATTGCGTACCTTGCAACCCTCAAAATGCAGTGCATAACAGAGGGCCCACGTTGCAGGCATGCGATGCACCGTTTAATTCCAACGGCAACTGCCACTCACAAAGCGTGATAGCGTGTAAGGACTACCAATTGCAGTCTGTGGAAAATCGCGCCATTCAAGGCGCCGATGTCCATAACTGTTGCGCGATGAACGAATGCCAGATGTACAAAAGTCATGGGCCTCAGCGTTCACAGCAGCATCAGGAGTCTCTGATGGCTTGTATGCAGAAGCAAAGTTCGCGTCAGCCGGTGAAGTTCATCGCCATCGAGGGCAACAGGATGCCACAGAGACGACCAATCTACGGTGTTGAGGATACCAATATCTGCTCGCACACGCACAAGCCATCGGCTTCTAGTCAGCAGTACAGCCAGGTGATAAATCCTGGCTACGAGAGAGCTGCGCCGGAGTATGCGCGTTACGCTGTGTCTTCGATTCCGTGTCATTCGCGAGAGGCCGTAAAATACGACAACGTACAGAGGGAGCCGAGTTTCACTGGCAACGAATTTTCGGGCCCTGGTAGGAACATCGTGAATTTCATACCAAACAGCATGTCGGATCAGAATTTTGTTTCTCAACAGAATATACCGATACACAGAGATGTTCACAATCAGAGATACGTTGCGCCGGTACAGGTGCAAATCCCGTCGCCAGTGTATACACACCAGGTTGCGTATCAACAACACAATCATCGTAGTAATAATGAG GTTTACAAAGTAAACGATATTTATTTGCAACAGGTGAATCATAATGCTCATCAGAAGAGGCCGTAA